The genomic interval GCGGGCCACGGCAGTGGCCCTGTGCGCGGACTCAGCCGCTCGTGGCCCTTCCACGTGAAGCCCTCTCGGTCCTGGAGGAGGTCCACACTGGCCACGCTGACCGCCTGTTCTGATGGCACATCACTTAGCTCCAGCACCAGCACCTGAAAACACAGCcatggcagggtggggggggaggggtcagtgTGGAGGACAGGACTACCCGGGCCCCACCTGAGCCCGCAAAGCCACCGTTAGGCCAGTCCCAGTACTGTCTCTCGTTTATCCGCTTAACAAGCACTCACTGAAAGCCTAGTGTATACCAGGGCCTTCACTGAGCACTGGGGAACACAATGGTGACCAAGACCAGCTGGTCCTTGCCTTCCAGGAGCACAATATCCCACCCCTGCAAGTCTCTCTCCCTTTAGCAATGAGCATACATTGAGCACCTTCTGCATACTGCACGAGTCAGAGGGGAACAGCAGTCACCGAGACCCACTGGCCTTTGGAGCAAAGCACCCCCCACTAGCCTGTCTCCCACTTAACGGTAATTACCCACTGAGCCCCATATACCGTGTTGAGTGCTGGGGCACGGCAGCGACCCAGACCTGCTGGTCCCCACTCTCAGTGCTCACCAAACACCCGTGCTCCCGCCCCTGGTGTGGTTCCCTGCGGCCAGAGCTTGGACTCCAGGCCTCCTAGAGGTTCCACCTCCCCGGCTGGCCTCACCCCAGCCAGCCCCACCTGCAGCCCCATTCCCATCTCCGGGCTTTTGCGCATGTGCGTCCCCCGCCACTCCACTAGACCCTCTAGGTCAGgcccacctcctccagaaagccctcTGAGACCCCGAGCCGGGGCACCTCCGCCTTACCTGGCCTGCAGTGCCAGCCACCACCATCTGGGCTGTGTACTTGCAGAGCGCCACCTTCTGCACGCCGAGCCGAGGATCGTCGCTGTAGGGGTCAAAGCAGCCCACCTGCGGGGCGGGATGGAGCGATGAcatggggcagagctgggaccaggcTCCCCAGGGCCGGGGCAGGGCCTACCTTGCGAAAGGGCGGCCAGTCGTCCTCAGCGGCCTGGGCCAGGCTGTCAGCGTGCTCGCAGTCTGTCTGGAAGAGGCCAGCTGTGCTGAGCTTGTAGAGCGGCCGCAAGGCCACACCAGATGCATCCCAGAAGCGCACGGTGCCGTCCTCGTGGCTGTAGGGAAGGCAACATCAGGCCCACCCCGGGTCCCCGTGCACCACCCCCATCCCGCTCATCCAGTGACCACGCGCTGACCACCTACTACGTATGCCAAGCACTGACCAGACTCCCACTGCACACAGCAAACAGGAGGCATCTACTGTATAGAGCAAACACATCTTGAGTGCCTACAGTATGCCAGACCACATGCACCGGGGCCCCTCAAACAGGGTGAGAAGGTATGGAAATAATCACCAGTGTGACGAGGAGATGACAGAGGAGATAATGCAGGGAACAGAGGACTACGGGCGCGTCCAGAAAAAGCGATCGGGCGTTAGCCATAGAGCAGAAGGATCATGAGGCATGAGGCAGCCATGTAGGCAGAGCAGCAGGAAgcctggggaggctgggaggaagcagggaggggaagcgGGGGGCAGGAGCAGACAAATCTGGGGTGCAGCCTCAGGACACAGCTGCAGAGCCCACGTCAGGGACCTTTGGGCGGTGGtgggagcccagagccagggCGACAAAAGGTGTGTGAGTCTCTGGGGCTGGTTGGGATACCTCCAAAAGCTCTGAAAGCCATGATTAGGAGCTCTCAAGCAGGATAGGGGACACTGGAGTCAGAGGCCTGAGGGTCCCAGcacaggcaggggcagggcaggaagttGGGGCCTGAGTCACTGGGCACGTCAGCGCCCGCCAGGCCCAGACTGGGCTCTCTAGCACCTGCCCTGGGCAGATGAGCGTGGGCCAGCCCAGATTTTCCGGTCCCAGGGCAGGCCGGGTGGGTGGAGCTCAATTCTAGACCAAaaggcagggcagggcggggccTTTAACCAGGGCCTAGGGAGGCTTCATCCCAATCCACCCTGCAGGAGAGGGGAATGGCCTGGTCCCACCAGGGCTGGGGCCTGAGTCACCAGGCAGGTCAGTACCCACCGGCCCAGGATGGGCTCTCCTGCACCTGCATGGGCCGCACCACGCTCCATTTGCCCAAATAcacacgcgtacacacacacatacacacacacacgcacgcacacgtcACACCTGTGCTTGGCCATGGAACACATGTGTCTGCCTACCCAGTCAGCAGTAGCCCCCGCTGTGATGGCTCCTGGGCCAGGTTCCGGCCCCCGGTGATGGGCCAGCtctgggagagggaggcagagatgtGGAAGCGGAAGGTCAGGACAAACACCTTCTCTCCTCACCTTCAGCATGGCACCCGGGGCCCAAGCTGCCTGAATTCCCCGTGTACACCTGCTACATCCCCACCTCCGGGCCTATGCCTGCAACACCCTCCCTCCCCATGTCCCCGCCCCTGCAGGAGGCCCTGGGCACACACCGAGGCGCTGGAGGCGGGCTGGGGGCTCTGCTGCTCGCCGGCGCTCACAATGCGGGCCCACAGCTTGGCGGGGACGTTGGCGACATGTGCCGAGCAGGTGATAGCAGATGAGTGCAGCGGGGCCAGGTAGGGGGCAGGCACAGCAGGCCAGCCAGGCGTTTGCAGGTCGAGCACCACCAGCTCCTCTTCGAGCAACACAGCCAGGGCCTGGGGCTCGTCGAACTCTGCGGGGCGAGGGCTGGGTGAGCAGagccacgggggtggggggtgggggggggggcggcgcagggcatggggtggggagggcagggcacaCACCGTCCTCGGGCCGTGTGCTGTGAACTGTGAAGAAGTCGATGATGCGGGAGGTGAAGTCCAGCGTCACCAGAGTCTCAGCCCGGAGCACACTCACACAGTGGCGGTCACCGTAGCTGGCGCGGGGCATGCCTCCACTAAAGATGATGAAGTGGTCCCTGCACGGCAGGCGGGGAGCcacgtgagccacccagaccccaaGTGCACACTGCCCGACCCAGGGAGAGCGCTGCAGGACATCCCTGTGCCCCAgagcccaccctcctcccccctgcaGACACAGCCCCCAACCCACATCTGAGAACCAGCTCCCCACCTACCCAGATGCACAGTTTCGCCACAGAATCTTGTTAATGGCTTTGCAGGGGAAGGGGCCTGGAGGGGTGGGACAGTGTCGGGCTCGTTCGCTCACAGGGACCAGAAGGGCCCCAGGTCACATTTCTCCAAGCTTCTCCCGTTCCTGCTCTGCCTCCATCATCCTGGCCTCACAGCTGCTTCCTGACCCCGAGGGGAAGGCCCACTGCCCAACCGTGCCCCCCAGCAACCTCACCTTCGAGGACGTGGCTCGGCATGGCATCTCACACAAGGCCTCCTGGGTACCCCCACCAAGGCCGGGCAGCCCCAAGTGCCTGAGCTCGGGGTCCCCGGTCAGCCCCACGCTCAGGTGGCAGGGCTGCCCTCAGCCTCCCCAGCACTCACCGTAGGGCGTGGTGGCTACCGTGGGCTGTGTCGCGGGGGAGCCGCCGGCACCCGCAGACCAGACGGCGTAGCTGCCGTCACTGTGCGAGCTGACCAGCGTGTTGCCGCTGCGCTCCCAGCACAGGCTCTCCAGctgctgcaggggggtgggggggggcagtgtgaGCAGGGCCCTAAGCAGAGGGCCCCGGCTGCAGGTGCCGGCCTCCCTCACACACCTGGTTCCCCAGGAAGACACGGTCCGCGCACTGCGCCGCCCTGTTCCAGATGACCAGCAGGCCCCGGCTGTAGCCGATGAGGATCTTGGTGGGGTCCCGCAGGTGTCCTTGGAGTGACTCCACGGGGCCCAGCGCCTTCCCACACCGGTAGTCATCTGGCACGCTGCAGAGGGGCGCAGGTGAGCCGGCAGGAGCACCACCCGGGCGTGGAGAGGCTGCTGGGAGGTCCGCCTGCCTCTTACCTTCGAAGAACGTCGTCCGGGGCAAGAGTCTGCCCCTCGAGCAGCGTCAAGGTGGGCACGTCCAGGAAGAAGACGCTGCCGCCCTCGGTGCCCAGGGCCGCCAGGTCACCGGCTGCCAACAGCAAGACCACCGTGACACGGGCGAGGCTGAGCGGGCCACTGCAAGGGATGAGGGGAGTGGGTGAGGGCGCAAGCCCGTCCGCCCGCTGAGCAGTGGtgtggagggggctgggctgcTACTGGCAGCTCATTATGGACCCTCTGCGCTCACAGAGGCCGGATTATCGAGTGGGCTGGCTGGCGCACTGGGAAGGCGAAGGTGGTGGCTGCGGGCATCACAATTAGCTCACTCAATTATTCATCAGGATGTTGGGAAGGAGAGGGATAAAAATAGGCTCCTCAGGTCTTGGAGACGGGCTCCCGACCCCTCCCCCTCAccaggaaggaaggtaggaaccAGGCCAGTGCCCGGGCCAGGACCAAGGGCTCTAGGACACACACAACCCTCCTGAGCCTCACCCAGGAACCCTGTCGCCAGCCTCAAGATGTCTCCCTGACTTTGCAGGAGGGCCCCAGATTGGACCTGGCCTGCAGAGGATGGGAGACCCCAGGAGTCCACCCCCGTGTGAGGGTGTCACCCAGCCCCCAGGAGGAGTAGGACAACTCTGTTTCAGCAGGGCCAGACCGAGAGGCCCCTTACACTCTCACTGGGGGTCTAGGCCCACGCCACTGACCTCTGGAGCATCCTGCTGGCACCTCATACAGCCTGGGACGATGCTCCTTGCCCCCCAGCTGCCCTTTCACCCATGTACATTATCACCCATCGCCCCCTCCAAACCGTTAAAGGCCCCAGCGGTCCCCAGAGCATGGACACTACCTGCTCACCTCAGACTTGGCCAGAGCCCCCTATCTCACACCTGCAAAATCCACAGGGCACATCTCTCCGGGCCCCGGGCCCAGCCCCAGGTACCCTGCCACCCCGTATCCTAGCTTGAGGGAGGCTTCCTACCCCCACAGCACCTTTGCAAGGCTGGCTTCCACAACCTCCCCCgggctccccctcccaccccctgcgcCCGGCAGCTGGTCCCCAGCCAAGTCCTCCGGTACCTGGCACAGTCAAAGCCCGGCCGACTGGGTGGCTGGAAGCTGAGTGCTTCCTCCAGGTGGGCGCAGCCATTGTGGTGGACGATCTCCCAGAGATGCAGGCTGCTGTCGTCCAACAGGGTCAGGAGGCGGCCCTGGTGGATGAGCAGAGACCAAGACTGGGCTGGCCTGGGATGGGGAGGGCGTGGGGGCCACGGGAGCCAGTGAGGGTGGAGGCTCACCTGGCCAGGCAGGAAGTGCATCTGGGTGACAGTGGCCGTGTCTCGGTGTAGGCCGGTAAACTCCACGCCAGGTGCACCGTAGCTGAGAGCACAGGTCAAGGGCAGAAGCAGATACGGGAGATCCTCCTTTCTGAGAACGATTCCAACGGGCCCCAACCAGGCCTGCCTACCCAGAAGCCCTCCAAGGTCCAGATGGGACCCCTCCCTGAAGAAGCACTGTCCTATCCCCCCAAGATATCCCCAGGCTCAGCGTGCAGGCTCCACTCTGTTCCTGCAAGTCAGTTacttcctcatccgtaaaatgggctAGTGAGTGCCACTCCCACCTTGTAGGGCTGATCCAGGGCAAGTGAGAATAAAGACATACCCAACACAATTGGCCCAGGCCCGGCAGGCAGCCAGGGCTCTGCCCTGTGTTAGccgtgtgcgtgtgtctgtgtacaTAAGAGCTGGGCCCCCCAGGTTCGGATCATACAGGCAGAGACGCCAGGCCAAGCCCGGGCACGGAAGTCTGGAGCAGAGGAGAGTCCAGGCTGCCTCTTCCCACAGCTCCAAGCCAACCTCCGGCTATGGGCAAGGAAACCAACCTCCCTCTGGGGCACGCAGCCAGCAGCCCCCACTGTGACCAGGGAGAGGCCTCAGcctgcccatttcacagacaatCCGCAGAGGCTTAGATTGGGTGACCCGCTTCAAGTGTCTGGTGTCAGTGCCAGAGTCACAGCAACACCAGTCGGGCAGGGCCGAGGGGGCCCCAGGAGGGAGGGTTAGGGAGGGGTCAGCGTTGCCCAGCAACAACGCAGGAGCCGGTTGCTTTGGAGCTAGAGTTGGGATTCCCTGCAGGAGCCAGGAGAACACAGAAGAGGGGACAAAAGAGAGGGCAGGAGCGCTGGGCGGGAACCAGGGTTGCCAAGGAGACGGGCCACCcttgagggggaggggtggcttcTGTggccagcctcagtttcccgacCCAGGGCTGGGAGCTAGGGTAGACCGGGGGAAGGactgaggggacagaggagggccCCAGCTTCCTCCGGGGATGTCTCCTCCCCAGTACATCAGGTTCTTTGTGAGCAGGAGGAGCCTGTGCGTGAGACCACGGAGCGACAGCTCAAGTGGCCAACAGAGTCGCGTGGAGCAGGGCACTGAGAAGAAGAAAGGGCTTCGGGACCACGATATACCTGTGAGTCAGGACAGCACCACAAGGAGTGGGAGCTGGCCAGGAAGTGCATGCCCCCCCAGGGCAGGTGCGGACTTGGGGGCAGGGGGTCCAggcactgccccctccccacccccttccctgccccaccagTGCCTCAGGGGCCCACGGGAGAGGAGGGGCATCCTGGCCCAGCCACACTCCCTGGAGAAGGCAAACTCACAGACCAAAGGCCCAGACGCCCACCCCTATCTGGCCACCCAGCCCTGGGGTGGGAagacccccatccccaccctgcctcctTCCAGGCACTGACTCATCTTCCGCCAACCAGTGTCCCCAACGAGGGTACTGAGAGCCAGAGGGTCCCAAGAGGAAGGGTGAGGGTGGGCACCCCTCACCGAGCCGCCTCCAGCCAGACCCCacacctctgtctccccacccaaGGGGCTTCCCcgagggcagtgggggtggggttctCCATGGCAGGCAAGGAGCATTCAGCTGCTTgcttgcccccaccccacccccaccctgcgcTTGCAGGAAAATGCCCGCTTTGTGCGGCTCACACGGCCCATTGTGCAGCCGCCAGCATCCAGGTGGGGGCCGCGCCGCGCTCACCATGCTGAGCCTGgcactgcccccagcccctcagccgAACACACGTGTCTTCACATTGGCATACGTGTGTGCCCAGTCACCAGGGCAAGGCCCACTGTGTAACCCTGGCCCACTCAACACCTTTGCTGGGTACCGTGCGTGGTTAGCCTCCTGGCCTGGTGTCCCCAGTCAATTAATTGCTGGAACGACGCTAGGGTCGCCTAGGTAACTGGCTGGCTGAAATGCAGCGATGGACAGCTGTGACCACCGCAAGCAgaccccatccccccccccccccaaccatctCCGCGAGGAAGAGTCTCAGGGCAGAAGCCACACCACCAACCTCCGCCAGGATCGAGGCGCCTACTGCGGCCTCCCAggccagcccccctgcccccccacccggCCCAAGGAGCCCACGTATAGGGAGCTGCAATCAGGAGCTTCCGAAGGGCCCTGAAGGCCTCAGTTCCCAAAGGATACATCTTGACGGCCCCAGACCTGGTGCCGATGGCCATGATGCGAAGCTCCGGGTCAAAGGCCAGGGCGCTGGGCTGGTTGGGGAAGCCATGCTCCACggtctgtgggggaggggagggcagtggcATTGGCACAGGCACAGGCACGGCCGCCACTGGCCCACCTGAGTCCCACCCCAAGGCAGCCTCCAGACTATGGCAGCTGCAGAGCAGGACTGGAGCTGGTCCGTCtgagctctgtgcctcagtgtcctcgaCTCTGAAACAGGTGTTCATGTGTCCCGTCCACACCGCAGAGGCCCTCCCCCTGCCAAGCCCCTGTCTTTCTCAATACCCGTGTCCGGCCCGCTGTGTGCAGGGCTCTGGCGACAGAGAGAAACAGGACCAACGGGGTGCAGGCACAAAAGTCAACCCTACCTGTCCCCCAGAGCAGGGTTCTGCATCCCACTTTTAGCGGTGAGCCGCCATGCTGTCCATAGTCTCATATGATGTCCCTGGCACTCCCCACAGGCCCCACATGGAGATCGGAGGGCAACACCCAAGATCAGCTAGGTGGAGGCTCttgaccctccccctcccccggggccacTCCTCTTGGCAGGGCCAGTCCCCCCGCACAGACCCCTGCCCACCAGGTTCTCgatccttccttccacccactcGTGCTTTCCTCGGTTTTCCCACATCCACCAAGGAGCTCCTGCTCATCCCCAGAGGCCCGGCTGGAGGGGCCCCCACCCACTGTCCTCAACACCAATGTGGGACACCGCATGTGGGTCCAGGTATCTCCTGACCACTGCCTCAGCAAGACACACATTTCAGAAGAAACCCTGGTCGCCAGGCCTGTAGCCCCGGGCCTCCACCAATCCAGACAGGGACTGAGCCCTTTATGCAGCCTGCATGGGCTCAGGCTAGTCACAGTactccccaagcctcagtttcccatctgggCACGAGGGGCAGTGCGCCCAACCTGAGGACAGAACAGTCCGTTTAGCTGGGGGTAGAGGGGagtgcttcccttcccttcccgccCCCACGCTAGCATCACCACACGTTTGCTAGATCTGACCATCTGACGGTGTCTAGCCAGTCCCGACCCTCTGCTCAGGACCCTCTCCAAGCTCCCACCTCACCACCTGGCCCCTCCCTGTCCTCTTCTTCCCACTCTCCCCCAGCTCACTTGACTCCGGGCCCAATGGCTTTCTGCTCTCCTCCAATTTACTAGGCagactcctgcctcagggcctttgcatctactgtccctctgcctggaacgtgCTTCACCCAGCACTGCCCAAAGAGGGGTCCTTCCCACCATTCAGGTCTCAGATCGGGAGTCAACTCCTCACAGCCCTCCCTAAGCCACCCTGCTCTAGcagcctccctgtccccacacTCCACACCCTCAGCCTACTTTATCTACAGCACTGGCTGTTATCCAAGCTACTGCACGTTTTACTCTTTTGCTTTGGCTTTTC from Panthera leo isolate Ple1 chromosome E1, P.leo_Ple1_pat1.1, whole genome shotgun sequence carries:
- the LLGL1 gene encoding lethal(2) giant larvae protein homolog 1, encoding MMKFRFRRQGADPQREKLKQELFAFNKTVEHGFPNQPSALAFDPELRIMAIGTRSGAVKIYGAPGVEFTGLHRDTATVTQMHFLPGQGRLLTLLDDSSLHLWEIVHHNGCAHLEEALSFQPPSRPGFDCASGPLSLARVTVVLLLAAGDLAALGTEGGSVFFLDVPTLTLLEGQTLAPDDVLRSVPDDYRCGKALGPVESLQGHLRDPTKILIGYSRGLLVIWNRAAQCADRVFLGNQQLESLCWERSGNTLVSSHSDGSYAVWSAGAGGSPATQPTVATTPYGPFPCKAINKILWRNCASGDHFIIFSGGMPRASYGDRHCVSVLRAETLVTLDFTSRIIDFFTVHSTRPEDEFDEPQALAVLLEEELVVLDLQTPGWPAVPAPYLAPLHSSAITCSAHVANVPAKLWARIVSAGEQQSPQPASSASSWPITGGRNLAQEPSQRGLLLTGHEDGTVRFWDASGVALRPLYKLSTAGLFQTDCEHADSLAQAAEDDWPPFRKVGCFDPYSDDPRLGVQKVALCKYTAQMVVAGTAGQVLVLELSDVPSEQAVSVASVDLLQDREGFTWKGHERLSPRTGPLPWPAGFQPRVLVQCLPPAAVTAVTLHAEWSLVAFGTSHGFGLFDYQRKSPVLARCTLHPNDSLAMEGPLSRVKSLKKSLRQSFRRIRKSRVSGKKRVANANSKLQEANAQLAEQACPHDVEMTPVQRRIEPRSADDSLSGVVRCLYFADTFLRDAAHHGPTMWAGTNSGSVFAYALEVPAAAAGGEKRPERAVEAVLGKEVQLMHRAPVVAIAVLDGRGRPLPEPYEASRDLAQAPDMQGGHAVLIASEEQFKVFTLPKVSAKTKFKLTAHEGCRVRKVALATFASVACEDYAETCLACLTNLGDVHVFSVPGLRPQVHYSCIRKEDISGIASCVFTRHGQGFYLISPSEFERFSLSARNITEPLCSLDISWPRDTTRTSHRLRESPKLSQANGTPGVVLAPGSRDGSPGPARSKGADTPEPPEATLSPMSIDSATSADTTLDTTGDVTVEDVKDFLGSSEESEKNLRNLAEDEARACAILIK